One Thunnus thynnus chromosome 21, fThuThy2.1, whole genome shotgun sequence DNA segment encodes these proteins:
- the zic1 gene encoding zinc finger protein ZIC 1: MLLDAGPQYPTIGVTTFGSSRHHSTGEVTEREVALGINPFADGMGAFKINHSSHDIGSGQTAFSSQAPGYAAAALGHHHHPTHVGSYSTAAFNSTRDFLFRNRGFGDATGAQHSLFASGSFAGPHGHSDAAGHLLFPGLHEQAASHASSNVVNSQMRLGFSGDMYGRADQYGHVTSPRSDHYASTQLHGYGPMNMNMAAHHGAGAFFRYMRQPIKQELICKWVEPEQLTNPKKSCNKTFSTMHELVTHLTVEHVGGPEQTNHICFWEECSREGKPFKAKYKLVNHIRVHTGEKPFPCPFPGCGKVFARSENLKIHKRTHTGEKPFKCEFEGCDRRFANSSDRKKHMHVHTSDKPYLCKMCDKSYTHPSSLRKHMKVHESTNPASQPSPAASSGYESSTPPTIVSPSTENQSSSSISPAASAVHHTTSHSTLSSNFNEWYV, translated from the exons ATGCTCTTGGACGCAGGACCGCAGTATCCCACCATAGGAGTCACTACTTTCGGCTCCTCACGGCATCACTCAACAGGCGaagtcacagagagagaagtggcGTTGGGGATAAATCCGTTCGCGGATGGGATGGGCGCCTTCAAAATAAACCACAGCTCCCACGATATTGGCTCCGGACAGACGGCGTTTTCCTCCCAGGCACCCGGCTACGCAGCAGCCGCCCTGggacaccaccaccacccgACCCACGTTGGCTCTTACTCCACGGCGGCTTTCAACTCCACCAGGGACTTTCTCTTCAGAAATCGGGGTTTCGGGGACGCCACCGGGGCTCAGCACAGTTTGTTCGCCTCCGGAAGTTTCGCAGGGCCACATGGACACTCAGATGCAGCAGGGCACCTGCTCTTCCCAGGGCTCCACGAGCAAGCGGCGAGCCATGCGTCTTCCAACGTGGTCAACAGCCAGATGCGGCTGGGCTTCTCGGGGGACATGTACGGACGGGCCGATCAGTACGGCCACGTTACAAGCCCGCGGTCCGACCACTATGCCTCGACCCAGCTGCACGGCTACGGCCCCATGAACATGAATATGGCCGCACACCACGGAGCAGGGGCCTTCTTTCGATACATGAGGCAGCCGATCAAACAAGAGCTCATCTGCAAGTGGGTCGAGCCGGAGCAGCTGACGAATCCCAAAAAGTCGTGCAACAAAACTTTTAGCACGATGCACGAGCTAGTGACCCATCTGACGGTGGAGCATGTGGGGGGACCAGAGCAGACCAACCACATCTGCTTTTGGGAAGAGTGCTCCAGAGAAGGAAAGCCATTCAAAGCCAAATACAAACTCGTAAATCATATCAGAGTACACACCGGAGAAAAACCCTTTCCGTGTCCGTTCCCCGGCTGTGGCAAAGTATTTGCTCGATCGGAAAATCTAAAAATTCACAAAAGGACTCACACCG gTGAGAAGCCTTTTAAGTGTGAGTTTGAAGGCTGCGACAGGCGGTTTGCAAACAGCAGTGACCGCAAGAAACACATGCACGTCCACACGTCGGACAAGCCATATCTCTGCAAAATGTGCGACAAGTCCTACACACACCCCAGCTCCCTCCGAAAACACATGAAG GTCCACGAATCCACCAATCCAGCTTCGCAACCGTCTCCAGCGGCCAGTTCAGGGTACGAGTCGTCCACACCTCCAACCATAGTATCACCGTCCACAGAGAACCAGAGCAGCAGCTCCATATCACCAGCAGCCTCAGCAGTACACCACACAACCAGCCACAGCACGCTGTCGTCAAATTTCAATGAATGGTACgtgtaa